The Eublepharis macularius isolate TG4126 chromosome 3, MPM_Emac_v1.0, whole genome shotgun sequence genome has a window encoding:
- the LOC129326416 gene encoding olfactory receptor 51I2-like: MQKLDRRMFLFTGSLRNQSFASPTFLMTGIPGLEGRSTWLAILFCSVYAAAILGNSIVILVVAMAPSLHKPMYLFLSMLAGSELGVSLSTLPTVLSVFLFDAREIGMDACLAQMFFIHCFSIMDSGVLWAMALDHFVAIYNPLQYGTILTNSRIAKIGFGIAMRSFILMTPLPFLLKRLPFCRVNVLPHPYCLHSNLIWFPCADTTVNSRCGMFIVLSTFGLDSLFIVLSYVMIVKTVLGIASKEGRLQALNTCVSHICAVLVYYVPMIGVAMAHRFSKHASPLLYSVMANLYLLVPPVVNPIVYSIKTKEIRMALSRSFFRKRFF; this comes from the coding sequence ATGCAGAAGCTGGACAGGAGAATGTTTCTCTTCACGGGTTCGCTCAGAAACCAGAGCTTTGCCTCGCCCACCTTCCTCATGACAGGCATCCCAGGCCTGGAAGGCAGAAGCACCTGGCTGGCCATCCTTTTCTGCTCCGTGTACGCGGCTGCCATCTTGGGAAACAGCATCGTCATTCTTGTGGTTGCCATGGCACCTAGCCTCCACAAGCCCATGTACCTTTTCCTCTCCATGCTGGCTGGGAGTGAGCTGGGGGTgtccctctccaccctccccaccgtGCTGAGCGTCTTCCTGTTTGATGCCAGAGAGATTGGGATGGACGCCTGCCTCGCCCAGATGTTCTTCATCCACTGCTTCTCCATCATGGACTCGGGAGTCCTCTGGGCCATGGCCTTGGACCACTTCGTAGCCATCTACAACCCCCTCCAGTACGGCACCATCCTGACCAACTCCAGGATCGCCAAGATAGGCTTTGGTATTGCCATGAGGAGTTTCATTCTAATGACGCCCTTACCCTTTCTTCTAAAAAGGCTGCCGTTTTGCAGAGTCAACGTTCTCCCTCACCCCTACTGTTTACATTCCAATTTAATTTGGTTTCCTTGTGCTGACACCACAGTCAACAGCCGTTGCGGGATGTTTATTGTACTCTCTACTTTTGGGCTCGATTCCCTATTTATTGTCCTGTCCTATGTAATGATAGTCAAGACGGTGCTGGGCATTGCCTCCAAGGAAGGCCGCCTGCAAGCCCTGAACACCTGCGTCTCCCACATCTGCGCAGTGCTGGTGTATTACGTCCCCATGATCGGCGTGGCCATGGCGCACCGCTTCAGCAAACATGCGTCTCCCCTCCTGTACTCTGTCATGGCCAACCTGTACCTCCTGGTGCCCCCGGTGGTCAACCCCATCGTCTACAGCATCAAGACCAAAGAGATCCGCATGGCCCTCAGCAGGTCTTTCTTTCGTAAGAGGTTCTTCTGA
- the LOC129325882 gene encoding olfactory receptor 51I1-like, whose translation MEEANLTRFQPASFHLTGFPGLEPFHAWISIPFCALYFTSILGNCTILLIVAQDRRLHEPMYFFLCMLSLNDLGVSLSTLPTVLAIFCFGLRDVAFDACLAQMFFIHSFSFMESGILLAMSFDRFVAICKPLRYSSTLTNPRIARIGLAIVLKSTVMLFPFPFLIKRLPICQSNVLSHAYCLHPDMMRLACADITVNNIYGFFVVLFTYGLDSTFIIVSYILILKAVLNIASREQRRKALNTCVSHICAVLTFYVPIIAVSMLHRFGKNAPHVVHIMMSNVYLFVPPLLNPIIYSVKTKEIRKGILRILA comes from the coding sequence ATGGAAGAAGCCAACCTCACCCGCTTCCAGCCTGCTTCCTTCCACCTCACTGGCTTCCCAGGCCTGGAGCCTTTCCACGCTTGGATCTCCATCCCTTTCTGCGCGTTGTACTTCACCTCCATTCTGGGGAACTGCACCATCCTCCTCATTGTTGCGCAGGACCGGCGCCTGCACGAGCCCATGTATTTTTTCCTGTGCATGCTGTCCTTGAATGACTTGGGGGTCTCCCTCTCCACCCTTCCCACCGTGCTGGCCATCTTCTGCTTTGGCCTCAGGGACGTGGCCTTTGATGCTTGCCTGGCTCAGATGTTCTTCATCCATTCTTTCTCCTTCATGGAATCCGGGATCCTGCTGGCCATGTCTTTTGATCGCTTTGTGGCCATCTGCAAACCCCTCCGCTACTCGTCTACATTAACCAACCCTCGGATCGCAAGGATCGGCCTGGCCATCGTCCTGAAGAGCACCGTCATGCTCTTCCCCTTCCCGTTCCTCATCAAGCGCCTGCCCATCTGCCAGTCCAACGTCCTCTCCCACGCATACTGCCTCCACCCAGACATGATGCGGCTGGCCTGCGCAGACATCACGGTCAACAACATCTATGGATTCTTCGTGGTTCTCTTCACCTACGGCCTGGACTCCACGTTCATCATTGTGTCCTACATCCTGATCCTCAAGGCCGTCTTGAACATTGCATCCCGGGAGCAGCGCCGGAAGGCCCTCAACACCTGCGTCTCCCACATTTGCGCTGTCTTGACCTTCTACGTCCCCATCATTGCTGTCTCTATGCTGCACAGGTTTGGAAAAAATGCCCCTCACGTTGTACACATCATGATGTCCAACGTTTACCTTTTCGTCCCTCCGTTGCTGAACCCCATCATTTACAGTGTCAAGACCAAGGAGATCCGTAAGGGAATCCTTAGGATTTTGGCATGA